A genomic region of Barnesiella viscericola DSM 18177 contains the following coding sequences:
- a CDS encoding site-specific integrase, with protein MNIKRNIIFALESRKKNGVPIVENVPIRMRVIYASQRIEFTTGYRIDVAKWDADKQRVKNGCTNKLKQSASEINADLLKYYTEIQNVFKEFEVQEAMPTTQQLKDAFNLRMKDTSEDQEDVKISFWEVFDEFVKECGNQNNWTESTYEKFAAVKNHLKEFKEDLTFEYFNEFGLNEYVNFLRDKKDMRNSTIGKQMGFLKWFLRWSFKKDYHQNIAYDTFKPKLKTTPKKVIFLTWEELNRLKDYQIPKDKQYLERVRDVFLFCCFTSLRYSDVRNLKRSDVKSDHIEVTTVKTADSLSIELNKYSKAILEKYKDIHFENHMVLPVISNQKMNDYLKELGELAEINEPIRETYYKGNERIDEVTPKYALLSTHAGRRTFICNALALGIPAQVVMKWTGHSDYKAMKPYIDIADDIKANAMNKFNQL; from the coding sequence ATGAATATCAAACGAAACATCATTTTTGCATTGGAAAGCCGGAAGAAGAACGGTGTGCCAATCGTGGAGAACGTGCCTATCCGTATGCGTGTCATATACGCAAGTCAGCGCATTGAGTTTACAACGGGTTACCGCATTGATGTAGCCAAGTGGGATGCTGACAAGCAGCGAGTGAAGAACGGGTGTACCAACAAACTAAAGCAAAGTGCATCTGAAATCAATGCCGATCTGCTGAAATACTATACCGAAATTCAAAACGTGTTCAAGGAATTTGAGGTACAGGAAGCCATGCCCACTACCCAACAGCTAAAGGACGCATTCAACCTGCGGATGAAAGATACAAGTGAAGACCAGGAAGACGTAAAGATAAGTTTTTGGGAGGTATTCGATGAATTTGTAAAAGAATGCGGCAACCAGAATAACTGGACTGAATCCACATACGAAAAGTTTGCAGCCGTTAAAAATCACCTCAAGGAGTTCAAGGAAGATTTAACCTTTGAATATTTCAATGAATTCGGACTGAACGAATATGTCAATTTCCTGCGCGACAAAAAGGATATGAGGAACAGTACCATCGGTAAACAAATGGGATTCCTCAAATGGTTCCTGCGGTGGAGCTTCAAGAAAGACTATCACCAGAATATAGCATACGATACGTTCAAACCGAAATTGAAAACCACCCCCAAGAAGGTAATCTTCCTGACATGGGAAGAACTGAACAGACTTAAAGACTATCAGATACCCAAAGACAAACAGTATCTGGAACGTGTCCGGGATGTTTTCCTGTTCTGTTGCTTTACCAGTCTGCGTTATTCAGATGTTCGCAACCTAAAGAGAAGTGATGTCAAGTCCGACCATATAGAAGTCACCACCGTTAAAACGGCAGATAGTCTGAGTATTGAACTGAACAAGTACAGTAAAGCCATACTTGAAAAATACAAGGACATCCATTTTGAAAACCACATGGTATTGCCTGTTATCAGCAATCAGAAAATGAATGATTATCTGAAAGAACTGGGAGAACTGGCAGAAATTAACGAACCTATACGTGAAACCTACTATAAAGGGAATGAGCGCATAGATGAAGTTACCCCGAAATACGCATTGCTCAGTACTCATGCAGGAAGAAGAACATTCATCTGTAATGCGCTGGCTCTAGGTATTCCGGCACAGGTTGTAATGAAATGGACAGGACACAGTGATTATAAAGCCATGAAGCCCTACATTGACATAGCCGATGATATTAAGGCTAATGCAATGAACAAGTTTAACCAACTATAA
- a CDS encoding PDDEXK nuclease domain-containing protein yields MENNNEHNIKKGHFDAFVHAVGSEIEQAQVRLITAANAQMLFHYWKMGNYILYHQNLHGWGGKIIKKLAQAIRFNYPEKKGYSERNLTYMCQFARLYPLNVLRSFIETDSILSVPNIQNITNEVLKLNSGQFTQELTAQIQSADNQSLEITQEVPAQFQNVEKTVATIYKIKIEDIEDLFLASPIARINWASHMVILNNPLPLGVRYWYMKQSVEMGWSSNVLKMQIESNLYDRQIKSNKVNNFTATLPAPQSDLANYLLKDPYIFDLAGAKEKADERDIEEQLVKHVTHYLLEMGNGFAFVARQKHFQIGDSDFFADLILYNIKLHAYVVVELKATPFKPEYAGQLNFYINVVDDKLRGENDNKTIGLLLCRGKDEVVAQYALAGYDQPIGISDYQLSKAVPENLKSALPSIEEVEEELTLFLDKDKNP; encoded by the coding sequence ATGGAAAATAACAACGAACATAATATAAAGAAAGGTCATTTTGATGCCTTTGTCCATGCTGTCGGTTCGGAAATAGAACAGGCACAAGTCCGGCTCATTACCGCAGCCAATGCCCAGATGTTGTTCCATTACTGGAAAATGGGCAATTATATACTGTACCACCAAAACCTGCATGGCTGGGGTGGTAAAATTATCAAGAAGTTGGCACAGGCAATCAGATTCAATTATCCTGAAAAGAAGGGATATTCGGAGCGTAATCTTACTTATATGTGCCAGTTTGCCCGTTTATATCCGTTAAATGTACTTCGTAGTTTTATTGAAACAGATTCAATACTGTCAGTCCCTAATATTCAAAACATTACTAATGAAGTCCTTAAACTCAACAGCGGGCAATTTACGCAGGAGCTTACTGCGCAAATACAATCAGCTGATAATCAATCTTTAGAAATTACGCAGGAGGTTCCTGCGCAATTTCAGAATGTAGAAAAAACAGTAGCAACCATCTATAAAATAAAAATAGAGGATATAGAAGATTTATTCTTGGCGTCACCGATTGCAAGAATAAATTGGGCAAGCCATATGGTCATACTCAATAATCCGCTACCATTAGGTGTAAGGTATTGGTATATGAAACAATCTGTAGAAATGGGTTGGAGCAGTAATGTGCTGAAAATGCAGATTGAAAGTAATCTGTATGACAGACAAATCAAGAGTAACAAGGTAAACAACTTCACTGCCACACTTCCGGCACCTCAAAGCGATCTTGCCAATTATCTGTTAAAAGACCCGTATATCTTTGACTTGGCAGGAGCAAAGGAAAAGGCTGACGAAAGGGATATAGAAGAACAGTTGGTAAAGCATGTAACCCATTACTTGCTGGAAATGGGTAACGGCTTTGCTTTTGTTGCCAGACAAAAACATTTCCAGATTGGGGACAGTGACTTTTTCGCCGACCTGATTCTATATAATATCAAGCTCCACGCCTATGTCGTCGTGGAATTGAAAGCAACGCCATTCAAACCGGAATATGCAGGGCAGTTAAATTTCTATATCAATGTTGTAGATGATAAACTGAGGGGAGAAAATGATAACAAGACCATCGGTCTTTTGCTGTGCAGGGGTAAGGATGAGGTCGTGGCACAATATGCCTTGGCTGGATATGACCAGCCGATAGGTATCAGCGACTATCAATTGAGCAAGGCAGTACCCGAAAATCTGAAATCTGCCCTACCGAGTATAGAAGAAGTGGAAGAAGAACTGACCTTATTCCTTGACAAGGACAAGAACCCATAA
- a CDS encoding DUF3853 family protein — MTNIQELLSKPVWQMTGEEFIFLSKHASGQAEALPQPVTDTEKKYVYGILGIAKLFGCSLPTANRIKKSGKIDKAITQIGRKIIVDAELALELAGKKTGGRK, encoded by the coding sequence ATGACAAATATCCAAGAATTATTATCAAAACCCGTCTGGCAAATGACAGGCGAAGAATTCATATTCCTGAGTAAGCACGCTTCAGGTCAGGCCGAAGCATTGCCGCAACCCGTTACAGACACGGAAAAGAAGTATGTGTACGGAATACTCGGTATAGCCAAACTGTTCGGGTGCAGTCTGCCCACTGCCAACCGCATAAAGAAAAGCGGTAAGATAGACAAGGCGATTACCCAGATAGGGCGCAAGATTATAGTTGATGCAGAACTGGCTCTTGAACTTGCCGGAAAGAAAACAGGAGGACGGAAATAA
- a CDS encoding AAA family ATPase yields MDYMREIKEISAEQAIILWQASRLSLSKIYEKAPEILKVQGSVIGTLGNFSASIGKAKSKKTFNVSAIVAASLKNGTVLRYVAELPENKRKVLYVDTEQSHYHCLKVMKRILRLAGLPDDRDNEHLEFLALRKYTPEQRIRIVEQAIYNTPDIGLVIIDGIRDMVYDINSPGESTRIISKLMQWTDDRQIHIHTILHQNKGDENARGHIGTELNNKAETVLLVEKDKSNGDISNVSAMHIRAMDFEPFAFRINDNALPELIEGYRPEAKKPGRPEEEKFDPYRHITEQQHRIALEAAFGLKEEYGYKDLETALIKSYMSVGVKLNHQKAVSLITMLRNKRMIVQENGRKYTFKPDFHY; encoded by the coding sequence ATGGACTATATGAGAGAAATAAAGGAAATATCTGCAGAACAGGCGATAATCCTTTGGCAAGCCTCACGTCTGAGCCTATCGAAAATCTATGAGAAAGCACCTGAGATTTTAAAAGTGCAAGGTTCGGTCATTGGCACACTGGGCAATTTCAGTGCATCCATAGGCAAAGCCAAAAGTAAAAAGACTTTCAATGTGTCGGCTATTGTAGCCGCCTCATTGAAAAACGGTACGGTACTACGGTATGTGGCAGAACTTCCGGAGAACAAAAGGAAAGTCCTTTATGTGGACACGGAACAAAGCCATTATCACTGCCTGAAAGTCATGAAACGTATTTTACGGCTGGCCGGTCTTCCTGATGACAGGGACAATGAACATCTGGAGTTTCTCGCTTTGAGGAAATACACGCCCGAACAGCGCATCAGGATTGTCGAACAGGCTATCTATAATACACCGGACATAGGGCTTGTAATCATAGACGGCATCCGTGATATGGTATATGACATCAACAGTCCGGGAGAATCGACACGCATCATATCCAAGTTGATGCAGTGGACGGATGACAGGCAAATACACATCCATACGATACTCCACCAGAACAAAGGCGATGAAAACGCAAGAGGGCATATCGGTACGGAGCTGAACAACAAGGCGGAAACCGTTCTTCTCGTGGAAAAGGACAAGAGCAACGGGGATATAAGCAATGTTTCGGCCATGCACATACGTGCAATGGATTTCGAGCCTTTCGCTTTCCGTATCAACGACAATGCATTGCCTGAACTCATAGAGGGGTACAGACCCGAAGCGAAGAAACCCGGAAGACCGGAAGAGGAAAAGTTCGACCCTTACAGGCATATTACCGAACAACAGCACCGCATAGCACTAGAAGCGGCTTTCGGACTGAAAGAGGAATACGGCTACAAGGATCTGGAAACCGCCTTAATCAAGTCTTATATGTCAGTAGGTGTAAAACTGAACCATCAAAAGGCGGTATCACTTATCACCATGCTCCGGAACAAACGGATGATAGTACAGGAGAACGGCAGGAAATACACGTTCAAGCCAGACTTTCACTATTAG
- a CDS encoding toprim domain-containing protein, with the protein MDIQTAKQIRIADFLYSLGHSPVKQQGINLWYKSPLREETEPSFKINTERNQWYDFAIGKGGNIIALAQELYYSDYVPYLLQKIEEQTPHIRPVSFSFGKQSFSEPSFQELDIVQLTSPALLAYLQERGINTALAKRECKEARFTHNGKRYFAIAFPNISGGYEIRNRYFKGCIAPKEISHIRQSGKPRSACYVFEGFMDYLSFLTLRLESCPQSPDFDRQDYIVLNSVANVPKALYPLGSYERIHCFFDNDRAGMEAIQQIRKEYDATRYIRDASQIYSGCKDLNEYLQKRIADRKEQAQSVKKRNDTLSKKPKGFRL; encoded by the coding sequence ATGGATATACAAACAGCAAAACAAATCAGGATAGCGGATTTTCTGTACAGTTTGGGACATTCTCCCGTCAAGCAGCAAGGTATCAACCTGTGGTATAAATCCCCGTTACGGGAAGAGACAGAGCCCTCGTTCAAAATAAATACCGAACGCAACCAATGGTATGATTTTGCAATTGGTAAAGGTGGAAATATCATTGCACTGGCACAGGAACTCTACTATTCCGACTATGTACCTTATCTTCTACAGAAAATCGAGGAACAGACTCCGCACATCCGTCCCGTATCTTTCTCTTTTGGCAAGCAGTCATTTTCCGAACCGAGTTTTCAGGAGTTGGACATTGTACAGCTGACTTCTCCTGCCCTGCTTGCCTATCTACAGGAAAGAGGGATAAACACGGCACTGGCGAAAAGAGAATGTAAGGAAGCCCGTTTCACCCACAACGGCAAACGTTATTTCGCCATTGCTTTTCCGAACATATCGGGTGGATATGAAATCCGCAACCGATATTTCAAGGGATGTATCGCACCAAAAGAAATATCCCATATCAGACAGTCAGGAAAGCCAAGGAGTGCATGTTACGTTTTTGAGGGATTTATGGATTACCTTTCCTTTCTGACCTTAAGACTGGAAAGCTGTCCGCAATCACCCGACTTCGACAGACAGGATTACATAGTTCTTAATTCCGTAGCCAATGTTCCCAAGGCACTCTATCCGTTGGGAAGCTATGAGCGCATCCACTGTTTCTTTGACAATGACCGTGCAGGAATGGAAGCAATACAGCAAATCAGAAAGGAGTATGATGCTACCCGGTATATACGTGACGCCTCGCAAATCTACAGTGGATGTAAAGATCTGAACGAATATTTACAGAAACGAATAGCCGATAGGAAAGAGCAAGCGCAATCTGTCAAAAAGAGGAATGATACACTATCCAAGAAACCGAAAGGCTTCCGGTTATAG
- a CDS encoding nuclear transport factor 2 family protein — protein sequence MKPKEVLEKWIDCFNKADAYHIAELYATNAVNHQVANEPIIGKESIYKMFVNEFATAKMVCMVENIFEDGEWAIMEWKDSLGLRGCGFFHVKDNKIVFQRGYWDKLSFLKQHNLPIE from the coding sequence ATGAAGCCTAAAGAAGTTTTGGAAAAATGGATAGATTGCTTTAACAAAGCAGATGCTTATCATATAGCAGAGCTGTATGCTACTAATGCAGTAAATCATCAAGTCGCAAACGAACCAATAATTGGTAAAGAATCAATCTACAAAATGTTTGTGAATGAATTTGCCACTGCTAAAATGGTTTGTATGGTGGAAAATATTTTTGAAGATGGCGAATGGGCTATCATGGAATGGAAAGACTCTCTTGGACTTCGTGGATGCGGATTTTTTCATGTAAAAGATAACAAAATCGTCTTTCAAAGAGGGTATTGGGATAAACTTTCATTCTTGAAGCAACACAATCTTCCAATTGAATAA
- the lnu(AN2) gene encoding lincosamide nucleotidyltransferase Lnu(AN2), with the protein MTKKEHTTITELFQVLDLLESLDMQFWLDGGWGVDVLYGQQTRLHRDIDIDFDANYTDQLLDLLQERGYQIETNWLPTRVELYSKELGYIDIHPFVLNADGTSKQADLDGGWYEFQPDYFGTAVFEGRSIPCISAKGQQVFHSGYDLREKDIHDLSIIKQCITTMSLTIR; encoded by the coding sequence ATGACAAAGAAAGAACACACTACGATTACAGAGTTATTTCAAGTTTTGGACTTGTTGGAAAGCCTGGACATGCAGTTTTGGTTGGATGGAGGCTGGGGAGTGGATGTCTTGTACGGACAGCAAACCCGCTTGCATAGAGATATTGACATTGATTTTGATGCCAATTATACAGACCAACTCCTTGATCTTTTGCAGGAGAGAGGATATCAAATTGAAACAAATTGGTTGCCCACCCGTGTGGAACTGTATAGCAAAGAATTAGGCTATATTGATATCCATCCTTTTGTCTTGAATGCGGACGGCACTTCCAAACAAGCCGACTTGGATGGAGGCTGGTATGAATTTCAACCGGACTATTTTGGAACAGCAGTCTTTGAAGGCAGAAGCATCCCTTGCATTTCTGCAAAAGGGCAACAAGTATTCCATTCGGGCTACGATTTAAGAGAGAAGGATATTCACGATTTATCTATAATTAAACAATGTATAACAACAATGAGCCTAACAATTAGATAA
- the mef(En2) gene encoding macrolide efflux MFS transporter Mef(En2) yields MNHWKSTLAVIGIGQLISILTSTIVGFSIIFWISNEFKSPTALSLAILAGFLPQFVLGLFAGVYVDRWNRKKTMFYSDLFIAFCTLCLFIVITKGYKDLSFFYLLTACRSIGSTFHAPALQASIPLLVPKHHLVRVSGLYHSIQSFSEVIAPVVGASLVVWLPIQYILLIDVIGAVAACLTLLCVQIPSLQKTKVLPDFKKELTECWHTLRRTMGILPLFVCFTLVTFVLMPVFTLFPFMTLLHFNGNILQMGVVEMGWGSGALLGGLVLACKALKSKQTLVMHTAYVILGLYLISASYLPSSAFIGFVCLTFTGGIAYSIYHALFIAIIQQNLASDMLGRTFSLIFSLSTFPSMLGIVASGYWVEAWGITSVFMISGWVIFLIGVGANFISSIKQLDNYA; encoded by the coding sequence ATGAATCATTGGAAATCAACTTTGGCCGTGATAGGAATAGGCCAACTCATATCTATTTTAACAAGTACGATTGTTGGCTTCTCCATTATTTTTTGGATTAGCAACGAATTTAAATCCCCGACAGCTTTATCTCTGGCTATTTTAGCTGGATTTTTACCACAATTTGTATTAGGCTTGTTTGCCGGGGTCTATGTTGACAGATGGAATCGAAAGAAAACGATGTTTTATTCGGACTTGTTCATCGCGTTCTGTACCCTATGTCTTTTTATTGTGATAACCAAGGGTTATAAAGACCTTTCTTTTTTTTATCTATTGACTGCTTGTCGTTCAATAGGCAGTACGTTTCATGCACCTGCTTTACAGGCAAGCATCCCTCTACTGGTTCCCAAGCACCATCTTGTCAGGGTATCAGGTTTGTACCATTCCATTCAATCCTTCAGTGAGGTGATAGCCCCCGTTGTAGGGGCAAGCCTCGTTGTTTGGCTTCCCATACAGTATATTCTGCTCATAGATGTGATCGGAGCTGTTGCTGCTTGTCTGACCTTACTTTGTGTCCAGATTCCTTCTCTTCAAAAAACGAAAGTTCTTCCAGATTTCAAAAAAGAACTGACGGAATGTTGGCATACCTTGCGGCGTACAATGGGCATTTTGCCTTTATTCGTATGCTTTACGCTGGTGACTTTTGTCCTTATGCCTGTTTTTACGTTATTTCCTTTTATGACGCTTCTGCATTTCAACGGAAACATTTTGCAAATGGGAGTTGTGGAAATGGGTTGGGGCTCAGGGGCATTGTTGGGCGGTTTAGTACTTGCCTGTAAGGCTTTGAAAAGCAAGCAAACATTAGTGATGCATACGGCTTATGTGATATTGGGATTGTATCTGATTAGCGCCAGTTATTTACCATCAAGCGCATTTATAGGTTTTGTTTGCCTAACATTTACAGGAGGCATAGCCTATTCCATTTACCATGCGCTTTTCATCGCTATTATTCAGCAGAACTTGGCTTCGGACATGCTTGGACGGACTTTTTCTCTCATCTTTAGTTTGAGTACCTTTCCATCAATGCTGGGTATCGTAGCTTCAGGATATTGGGTGGAAGCATGGGGTATCACATCCGTCTTTATGATCAGCGGATGGGTTATCTTTCTGATTGGAGTGGGTGCAAATTTTATTTCTTCAATCAAGCAGTTGGATAATTACGCATAG
- a CDS encoding alanyl-tRNA editing protein, whose protein sequence is MNDTPQLNEHNKEEYPPMHTTEHIVNQTMVRLFGCGRAVSAHIEKKKSKLDFKLPQPPSDDEIRQVEETVNRVIQEHLPVTTQYITQAEARDRFDLGRLPQNASDTVRVVKVGDYDECLCIGRHVENTSEIGTFKIISHDYKDGILRLRFKLL, encoded by the coding sequence ATGAACGATACGCCACAACTCAACGAGCACAATAAAGAAGAATATCCCCCCATGCACACGACCGAACACATCGTTAATCAGACGATGGTACGCCTCTTCGGGTGCGGTCGTGCCGTCTCGGCTCACATCGAGAAAAAGAAAAGCAAACTCGATTTCAAACTGCCGCAACCGCCCTCCGACGACGAAATTCGGCAAGTCGAAGAGACTGTCAATCGAGTCATTCAGGAACATCTGCCCGTGACAACGCAATATATCACGCAGGCCGAGGCTCGCGACCGGTTTGACTTGGGACGGTTGCCGCAGAATGCCTCCGACACGGTGCGCGTGGTCAAGGTTGGCGACTATGACGAATGCCTCTGCATCGGGCGGCATGTTGAGAATACCTCCGAGATAGGAACCTTCAAAATCATCAGTCACGACTACAAAGACGGCATTCTCCGCCTGCGTTTCAAATTGCTATAA
- a CDS encoding SGNH/GDSL hydrolase family protein yields MMLPLMVGLGACSNDESTELCFVGDSLVAGWDTYSAFPTRIVRNDGVGGAHLEDLLTWNLDYRGKDVVMLVGTNNMGSAILNDNTRPQFIADFVEEYRHTIETWAPRRVFVISILPRNFKNDNERLNSCIQELNLALSQMVESLDYGTFVDVYDYFLYEGKLNMDYSLDGLHLNDLGYNILNVRLAKVL; encoded by the coding sequence ATGATGCTCCCTTTGATGGTGGGTTTGGGAGCCTGTTCCAATGATGAGTCTACCGAGCTCTGTTTCGTGGGCGACTCGCTGGTGGCCGGGTGGGACACGTACTCGGCATTCCCCACGAGGATTGTGAGAAACGACGGGGTGGGTGGAGCCCATCTGGAAGATTTGCTTACTTGGAATCTCGACTATCGGGGAAAAGATGTGGTGATGCTGGTGGGAACCAACAACATGGGTTCGGCTATTCTTAATGATAATACTCGCCCGCAGTTTATTGCCGATTTCGTTGAGGAGTATCGGCACACGATCGAAACATGGGCTCCGCGGCGGGTCTTTGTCATCTCCATTCTGCCAAGAAATTTCAAAAACGACAACGAGCGTTTGAACAGTTGCATTCAGGAGCTGAACCTGGCCCTCTCGCAAATGGTAGAGTCATTGGACTATGGCACCTTTGTCGACGTGTATGATTACTTTCTGTATGAGGGGAAGTTGAATATGGACTACTCGCTGGACGGGCTGCATCTGAACGATTTGGGTTACAATATACTTAATGTAAGATTGGCAAAAGTATTATGA
- a CDS encoding tetratricopeptide repeat protein, with protein MISTEEIKQLIDNNDLERALAHLDERLSCDSQDDEAYYYKGSLFWKQGNWKMAIENYLKATEINPESPAQQAYEMVMEIINFSNPDLYNP; from the coding sequence ATGATTTCGACAGAAGAGATAAAACAACTTATCGACAACAACGACTTGGAACGCGCGCTTGCGCATCTTGACGAACGCCTGTCCTGTGACTCGCAGGACGACGAAGCCTACTACTACAAAGGTTCCCTCTTTTGGAAGCAGGGCAACTGGAAAATGGCTATCGAAAACTACCTGAAAGCAACCGAAATCAACCCCGAAAGCCCGGCCCAACAGGCTTATGAGATGGTGATGGAAATCATCAACTTCTCCAACCCCGACCTCTACAACCCCTGA
- the panB gene encoding 3-methyl-2-oxobutanoate hydroxymethyltransferase gives MSTYTEDTRKVTTHRLMEMKLRGEKISMLTAYDFSMATLIDQAGIDVILVGDSASNVMAGNVTTLPITLDQMIYHGKSVVRAVKRALVVVDMPFGSYQGNSKEAVASAIRIMKETHADCVKMEGGAEIRESVERILSAGIPVMGHLGLTPQSINKFGTYTVRAREEAEAKKLIEDAHLLEEIGCFGLVLEKIPAALATRVAQELTIPVIGIGAGGGVDGQVLVMHDMLGINKGFSPRFLRRYADLSTTITEAVQAYIKDVKTRDFPNEKEQY, from the coding sequence ATGTCTACTTATACCGAAGACACTCGTAAAGTAACGACTCACCGCCTGATGGAGATGAAACTCCGCGGCGAAAAGATTTCGATGTTGACAGCCTACGACTTCTCCATGGCGACCCTCATAGACCAAGCCGGTATCGACGTGATTCTGGTAGGCGACTCGGCCTCCAACGTCATGGCCGGTAACGTGACCACGCTGCCCATCACTCTCGACCAGATGATCTACCACGGCAAATCGGTGGTGCGTGCCGTCAAGCGGGCACTGGTCGTTGTCGACATGCCCTTCGGGTCGTATCAAGGCAACTCCAAAGAGGCCGTGGCCTCGGCTATCCGCATCATGAAGGAGACGCATGCCGACTGTGTGAAGATGGAGGGCGGTGCCGAAATCCGCGAATCGGTTGAGCGCATACTCAGCGCCGGAATCCCCGTTATGGGACACCTCGGTCTTACCCCCCAATCAATCAACAAGTTCGGCACTTATACCGTGCGTGCCCGCGAAGAGGCCGAGGCCAAGAAGCTCATCGAAGATGCCCATCTGCTCGAAGAGATAGGTTGCTTCGGGCTTGTACTCGAAAAAATTCCGGCCGCACTGGCAACCCGAGTAGCCCAGGAGTTGACGATTCCCGTCATCGGTATCGGTGCGGGCGGCGGTGTAGACGGCCAGGTACTCGTGATGCACGACATGCTGGGCATCAACAAAGGGTTCTCGCCGCGGTTCCTCCGCCGGTATGCCGACCTGAGCACCACCATCACCGAGGCTGTACAAGCCTATATCAAAGATGTCAAGACCCGCGACTTCCCCAACGAGAAGGAGCAATACTAA
- a CDS encoding acyltransferase — translation MTKSRNLSLDLLRVIACYLVMQQHASEFYYIGDQLSVVTGDNTFWIGIITSLCRTSVPLFVMLSGFLLLPMQGDISTFFRKRFTRIVYPFIVWCVIYAGYFVLTRGESIAEMGIHILHIPINFGSEVGHLWYIYMLIGLYLVTPVISPWIERASKRELEGYLGLWLLTTFLPYIHQVYPEVLGEAFWNDTPLLYYFTGFIGYFILGYYLKRYGYPSAALSWILLIVGYLLTAGIFCSRIDTVATIPELELSWRFCTVNVLMMSVGLFSLIGRLRLNPTSPLTRLVTDISIKSYGMYLAHIIILNLYYQWFQPVSEHAYIVIPLIAVSTFITVYLVIWLLARLPKSKYLVG, via the coding sequence ATGACCAAAAGCCGAAACCTCTCCCTCGATTTACTGCGAGTTATCGCCTGCTATCTGGTAATGCAGCAACACGCCAGCGAGTTCTACTACATTGGCGACCAACTCAGTGTCGTCACCGGCGACAACACCTTCTGGATAGGTATCATCACCTCGCTGTGCCGCACATCGGTTCCCCTCTTCGTCATGTTGTCGGGATTTCTGCTGCTCCCCATGCAAGGAGACATCTCCACCTTTTTCCGCAAGCGGTTCACCCGCATCGTCTACCCCTTTATCGTGTGGTGCGTCATCTATGCCGGCTATTTTGTGCTGACCCGCGGCGAGTCCATCGCCGAGATGGGCATTCACATTCTGCACATTCCCATCAACTTCGGGAGCGAGGTGGGACACCTGTGGTATATCTATATGCTCATCGGGCTCTACCTGGTGACACCTGTCATCTCGCCCTGGATTGAACGAGCGAGCAAACGCGAACTGGAAGGGTACCTGGGATTGTGGCTTCTCACCACCTTCCTGCCCTACATACATCAGGTCTACCCCGAAGTCCTGGGCGAGGCCTTCTGGAACGACACGCCCCTGCTCTACTACTTCACCGGGTTCATCGGCTATTTCATACTGGGCTACTACTTGAAGCGATACGGCTATCCCTCGGCCGCCCTCTCATGGATACTGCTCATCGTGGGCTACCTGCTCACTGCCGGTATCTTCTGCTCGCGCATCGACACAGTGGCGACCATTCCCGAGCTGGAACTCAGCTGGCGATTCTGCACCGTCAACGTGCTGATGATGTCGGTTGGACTCTTCTCGCTCATCGGCCGACTGCGCCTCAACCCCACAAGCCCGCTCACCCGACTCGTCACCGACATCTCCATCAAGAGTTACGGCATGTACCTGGCCCACATTATTATACTTAACCTCTACTACCAGTGGTTCCAACCCGTGAGCGAGCATGCCTACATTGTCATACCGCTCATCGCCGTGAGCACCTTCATCACGGTCTACCTGGTAATCTGGCTCCTCGCCCGACTACCCAAAAGCAAATACCTCGTGGGATAG